In the Gymnogyps californianus isolate 813 chromosome 3, ASM1813914v2, whole genome shotgun sequence genome, one interval contains:
- the NHSL1 gene encoding NHS-like protein 1 isoform X2, with product MRQQAQAVQTDVVPINVTGENFDRQASIRRSLIYTDTVVRRPKKVKRRKTITGIPDNIQKELVGTGQSDFRGHSMYVPDHCSTLGRLDSYRSAMQRSETKDTSCQTEEVKVVPPSMRRIRAQKGQGIAAQMSQFSSSSGNMSVMSDSAAVIFASRQNSDIGFHSLPRAGVRVSLQSLEQTQSISRQTEDVTGTLPHQISKLQVDDSVVHLRNNPTTGTLSRPKSQEVRSYDSEKSTSPACVVSPHATYSTSIIPNATLSSSSEVIVIHTAQSIGSLDSKMTSSTAYPKPRDNPVASSAVSGKEDHHSSSGNWSESSSTRHSQTSDTIPSNTVMMLSLGDSAVSLSTPGNAEAGSQSMSYSCGNNLALSNPSQDSNGRSESSYSGERAQAAANSTEHWLYKSTENSETPSRKVACTTPGCATPGSNLSSSSLERTSVRDDSTSLYSVDHDGYYSSMHMDSGLKSDMPCNSPNGFGNPRDSVINVFEGKEKKHQDEQSGQGDKSLARNISLKKAKKPPLPPFRTDSLRRMPKKKGQSNGQVLDETLIATLQHSLQLNLKCKNGSSPSQSPCSDYEDPWVLRSRSQSSVSASSSMMSTTAPNLYSICTVTPSQSETSSIKSEYADQWGYYSEYAAVTDDQVKSPVTHSASTSSALSDCSISHFSDGSRASVPQVPSGLAKPKSTSPEKSHRVTSPSSGYSSQSNTPTALTPVPVFLKSASSGNGKSKLKPKVPERKSSLLSSVSVSSSSTSLSSNTSTEGSVSVKKLDPTLSSPLDSGAPPPPPPLPTSLPHCPELSPPPPPPPAEVMDLSPLPASPTFPPPPPEADVNSSFAQTVPWFPQEPSVSSFSSPVPPPSTFPLAVPPPAPPLDPKLTKGATIYPQYSFKKHNQEDSCYSPVKQPLIKQDASRPVMPLVTTKALQMVQLRSVKKATEGEPSPESASETTSQEKGTVNSPSQSSLKPSLSLRLSSSLGEEEMKTQGTSSKNSVQTVARGSPLMLSDNVPALDSDQKPASAVDLNKSFEADALGTATEDTPESSVQSEDLHSGMSVQGSPASPNKTQVVLPSKKPPPISKKPKLFLVVPPPQLDRTVEKIAEVSDTVRSTSSPTKRDAVLAHCEEARNCLTDGLSSSEMDSGSLVPEGGAAGFTFSETVGANAFVVQPAASPVQEEPRQEEQSAFDEGSSSGSSQDSGSNTDGHLSQENESVEVFESDTANSSFLPSNSYGEETDGVATPARPRTTEDLFAAIHRSKRKVLGRKDSEDDRTRNHSPSPPVTPTGASPTVATLKQAGSIQRSVRKSSTSNDNFKALLLKKGSRCDTSSRMSAAEMLKNTDPRFHRTKTDASPDLSDSPASCSPSKSKRAQEEWAKSEGLMPRSMSFSGTRYGRSRTPPSAASSKYNVRNRIQSSPMTVISEGDGEVVEQSEGRVRRTLEEQQERQLDMFNSDEMDMNDFPYAEEAGCKETLDPTHLDLMTQPGTSRKYLSPSAEES from the exons TTGGCACTGGCCAAAGTGATTTCCGAGGGCATTCGATGTATGTCCCAGATCACTGTTCCACGCTAGGGAGACTAGACAGCTATCGCTCTGCTATGCAGCGCTCTGAAACCAAGGACACCAGCTGCCAGACAGAGGAAGTTAAAGTTGTGCCCCCTTCAATGAGAAGAATACGTGCGCAGAAGGGACAAGGCATTGCAGCCCAGATGTCTCAGTTCTCCAGCTCATCTGGAAACATGTCAGTGATGAGTGATTCTGCTGCAGTTATATTTGCTTCTCGCCAAAATAGCGACATCGGTTTTCACAGCTTGCCTCGGGCTGGTGTGAGAGTGTCTCTGCAGTCCCTAGAGCAGACACAGAGCATCTCTAGGCAGACAGAAGACGTCACTGGCACTTTACCCCACCAGATAAGTAAATTGCAAGTGGATGATAGTGTTGTGCATCTGAGGAATAATCCTACGACGGGGACCCTATCGAGGCCAAAGTCTCAAGAGGTGAGAAGCTATGATAGTGAAAAGTCCACAAGCCCAGCATGTGTGGTCTCTCCTCATGCCACCTACTCAACGAGCATCATACCCAATGCAACACTGTCATCCTCCTCAGAAGTTATCGTTATTCACACTGCCCAGAGTATTGGATCATTGGATAGTAAAATGACCAGCTCCACTGCCTACCCAAAGCCAAGAGACAATCCTGTTGCCAGCAGTGCAGTAAGTGGGAAAGAAGATCACCATTCTTCAAGCGGTAACTGGAGTGAGAGTAGCTCCACACGTCACTCACAGACTTCAGATACCATCCCATCTAATACTGTCATGATGCTTTCTCTTGGTGACTCTGCTGTCTCTCTTAGCACTCCTGGAAATGCAGAGGCTGGGTCTCAGAGCATGAGCTACAGCTGTGGGAACAATCTTGCTTTATCAAACCCTTCCCAGGACAGCAATGGTAGGAGTGAATCTAGCTATTCAGGGGAGCGAGCACAAGCAGCAGCGAACAGCACAGAGCATTGGCTGTACAAGTCTACAGAAAACAGTGAGACTCCTTCACGCAAGGTGGCTTGTACCACACCAGGCTGTGCCACTCCCGGTAGCaacctgagcagcagcagcctggagaggacTTCGGTCAGGGACGATTCTACTTCTCTGTATTCTGTGGACCACGATGGTTATTACAGTTCCATGCATATGGACTCCGGACTGAAGTCAGACATGCCATGCAATAGTCCTAATGGTTTTGGGAACCCCAGAGATAGCGTGATAAATGTCtttgaaggaaaggagaagaaacatcAGGATGAGCAGTCAGGCCAAGGTGACAAATCCCTTGCAAGAAACATCTCCctgaaaaaggcaaagaagcCGCCTTTGCCACCATTCAGAACAGACTCACTCAGAAGGATGCCCAAGAAGAAAGGGCAGTCCAATGGACAGGTGCTTGATGAAACCCTCATTGCCACCCTCCAGCATTCTCTGCAGTTGAATCTCAAGTGTAAAAATGGCAGCTCCCCTTCCCAGAGCCCCTGTAGTGATTATGAGGATCCCTGGGTGTTGCGCTCCCGCAGCCAAAGCTCAGTCAGTGCAAGCAGCAGCATGATGTCCACCACTGCTCCGAACCTGTACTCCATCTGCACAGTCACTCCCTCTCAGAGTGAAACAAGTAGCATCAAGTCGGAGTACGCTGACCAGTGGGGTTACTACAGTGAGTATGCTGCAGTGACAGATGACCAGGTAAAATCCCCAGTAACCCATTCTGCCAGTACATCATCTGCTCTCAGTGACTGCAGCATCAGCCACTTCAGTGATGGCTCAAGGGCTTCTGTGCCACAAGTGCCCAGTGGACTGGCCAAACCAAAGAGCACTTCTCCGGAGAAATCCCACCGAGTCACGTCGCCATCGAGTGGGTACTCCAGCCAGTCCAATACACCCACTGCACTTACTCCAgtgcctgtatttttaaaatctgcatcaTCAGGAAACGGGAAATCCAAGCTGAAGCCTAAAGTGCCTGAAAGGAAATcctctcttctgtcttcagtCTCCGTGTCTTCATCCTccacttctctttcttcaaataCATCTACTGAAGGGAGTGTGAGTGTGAAGAAATTGGACCCCACTCTGAGCTCTCCTCTGGATTCTGGTGCAcctcctccaccacctcctCTTCCAACATCTCTTCCACATTGCCCCGagctttcccctccccctcctcctcctccagcagaagTCATGGATCTGTCACCATTGCCAGCCTCTCccaccttcccccctcctccaccAGAAGCTGATGTGAATTCTTCCTTTGCCCAGACTGTCCCATGGTTTCCGCAAGAACCCTCCGTCAGTTCGTTCTcttctcctgttcctcctccttctaCTTTCCCCTTAGCTGTCCCGCCACCAGCACCACCTCTTGATCCCAAACTAACAAAAGGTGCGACAATATACCCACAGTATTCTTTTAAGAAACATAACCAGGAGGATTCTTGCTACAGTCCAGTGAAGCAGCCACTTATCAAGCAAGATGCATCAAGACCTGTGATGCCCTTAGTAACTACCAAAGCATTGCAAATGGTGCAGCTGAGGTCTGTGAAAAAAGCGACAGAAGGTGAACCATCACCTGAATCTGCTTCTGAAACCACCTCTCAGGAAAAGGGTACTGTAAATTCACCATCGCAGTCTTCCCTAAAGCCATCTCTCTCACTAAGACTCAGTAGCAGCTTAGGCgaagaggaaatgaaaactcAAGGCACTTCATCTAAAAACTCAGTTCAAACAGTGGCTCGGGGTTCTCCTCTCATGCTCTCCGATAATGTACCTGCGCTTGACAGCGATCAAAAGCCTGCGAGTGCAGTAGATCTAAACAAGTCTTTCGAAGCTGATGCACTGGGGACGGCTACTGAAGACACACCTGAGTCTTCAGTGCAGAGTGAAGACCTCCATTCTGGCATGTCAGTTCAGGGGTCACCAGCGTCTCCCAACAAGACTCAGGTCGTATTGCCAAGCAAGAAACCACCTCCTATTTCAAAGAAACCCAAACTGTTCCTTGTTGTACCACCTCCACAGTTAGATCGTACAGTGGAGAAAATAGCTGAAGTGAGCGATACTGTCAGAAGCACATCAAGCCCAACTAAGAGAGACGCTGTGCTTGCACACTGCGAGGAGGCGAGAAATTGTCTTACAGATGGACTCAGTTCTAGCGAGATGGACTCTGGCAGCCTGGTTCCTgagggaggagctgctggatTCACCTTCTCTGAGACAGTGGGAGCTAATGCCTTTGTGGTACAGCCTGCTGCATCACCAGTTCAAGAAGAacccaggcaggaggagcagtCCGCTTTTGATGAAGGAAGCAGTTCAGGCAGCAGCCAAGACAGTGGCAGTAACACGGACGGGCACCTATCTCAGGAGAACGAAAGTG TGGAGGTATTTGAATCGGATACAGCAAATAGTTCATTTCTGCCGAGCAATAGTTATGGGGAAGAGACGGACGGAGTGGCAACACCAGCGAGACCAAGGACTACTGAGGATCTTTTTGCAGCCATTCACAG ATCCAAAAGGAAAGTCCTTGGCCGTAAAGATTCTGAAGACGACCGTACCCGCAACCATTCTCCGTCGCCCCCCGTAACTCCCACTGGTGCTTCCCCAACCGTAGCTACCCTCAAACAAGCCGGATCAATTCAGAGAAGCGTTCGCAAGAGCAGCACCAGCAACGACAACTTCAAAGCCCTGCTGCTGAAGAAAGGGAGCCGCTGTGACACCAGTTCCCGCATGTCCGCGGCAGAGATGTTGAAGAACACAGACCCGCGGTTCCACCGGACAAAGACTGATGCCTCCCCTGACCTTTCCGacagccctgccagctgctCACCCAGCAAGAGCAAACGGGCCCAGGAAGAGTGGGCCAAGAGCGAGGGCCTGATGCCAAGGAGCATGTCCTTCTCTGGCACTAGGTACGGCCGGTCACGAACGcccccctctgctgccagcagcaagtACAATGTCCGCAACCGCATCCAGAGCAGCCCCATGACTGTCATTAGTGAAGGAGATGGGGAAGTGGTGGAACAGTCAGAGGGCAGGGTCCGAAGGACTTTGGAAGAGCAGCAAGAGAGGCAGCTTGATATGTTTAACAGTGATGAAATGGACATGAACGACTTTCCATATGCTGAGGAGGCAGGCTGCAAGGAGACCTTGGATCCAACCCATCTAGACTTAATGACTCAACCAGGTACTTCAAGGAAGTATCTAAGCCCTTCAGCTGAAGAAAGTTAA